In one Mesorhizobium australicum genomic region, the following are encoded:
- a CDS encoding ABC transporter substrate-binding protein → MRLSRRHLLKTGMLSTATLGALSVTSRLPAFAADKPLTVIDWGGNYIDNIRLVSEKLTGFDVTYDVHAGDATATLTKMKTTWPKSDYDVVAAWNPIFSSMINEGWAETVTADEIPNLKDVPSALFMSDGTGAWKTVPRSIMALHWGYAKQFCPFPLTNIRDLLDPRLKGLVLMPPPQSSTNMQMISIAYALGGDERNMEPAWEFVKKMAEAGNIGRVSMSDADTFTSMSTGETCVTFTTSTGFQHIGTVTPVENLARMPADSGFRTGIVTEGWIVPKGANTAAAKEWLNGMMSPESNAAFCSAVGSIPANIKATVSEEQKYVAFTEEEYAKYTFPTDWAYVATQVDGWIQRWEKEIAPLL, encoded by the coding sequence ATGCGATTGTCCAGACGCCACCTGCTCAAGACCGGCATGCTTTCCACCGCGACGCTCGGAGCGCTGTCGGTCACCTCCCGCCTGCCGGCCTTCGCGGCCGACAAGCCGCTGACCGTCATCGACTGGGGCGGCAACTACATCGACAATATCCGCCTGGTGAGCGAGAAGCTGACCGGCTTCGACGTGACCTATGACGTCCATGCGGGAGACGCGACGGCCACCCTGACCAAGATGAAGACCACCTGGCCGAAGAGCGACTACGACGTCGTCGCGGCGTGGAATCCGATCTTCTCCTCCATGATCAACGAAGGCTGGGCGGAGACGGTCACCGCCGACGAGATTCCCAATCTGAAGGATGTTCCGTCCGCGCTTTTCATGAGCGACGGGACCGGCGCGTGGAAGACAGTGCCCCGGTCGATCATGGCGCTGCATTGGGGCTATGCGAAGCAGTTCTGCCCCTTCCCGCTCACCAACATCCGCGACCTTCTCGATCCGCGACTCAAGGGCCTGGTGCTGATGCCTCCGCCGCAATCCAGCACCAACATGCAGATGATATCGATCGCCTATGCGCTCGGAGGTGACGAGCGCAACATGGAGCCCGCCTGGGAGTTCGTGAAGAAGATGGCGGAGGCCGGCAATATCGGCCGCGTATCCATGTCCGACGCCGACACGTTCACGTCGATGTCTACCGGCGAGACCTGCGTCACCTTCACCACCTCGACCGGCTTTCAGCACATCGGCACGGTCACCCCGGTCGAGAACCTGGCGCGGATGCCGGCGGACAGCGGCTTCCGCACCGGCATCGTCACCGAAGGCTGGATCGTGCCGAAGGGAGCCAACACGGCGGCCGCCAAGGAATGGCTGAACGGCATGATGAGCCCAGAAAGCAACGCGGCCTTCTGTTCGGCGGTCGGCAGCATTCCCGCCAACATCAAGGCCACGGTGAGCGAGGAGCAGAAATACGTCGCCTTTACGGAAGAGGAATACGCGAAATACACCTTCCCAACCGACTGGGCCTATGTGGCGACGCAGGTCGATGGCTGGATCCAGCGCTGGGAAAAAGAGATCGCTCCGCTGCTTTGA
- a CDS encoding ABC transporter permease: protein MSGTDQRLRLMLVALPLALYLVLFLAPMAIVVIESFRQFVPGRIGSATGAPLTLANYAELLDAAYLGYFFQTLRLSLVASVVTLALSYPLAHHIARRPTDLAHKLMVCGLVLLLFMSALVKVFALLISLGPYGFGRELAGLLGTSLNSRFMSELLVVIGLFSFAFPVCTLMLVSTIQDVNPRFLEAAMALGANRTSGHLKVVMPLCARGFAAAFLVVFTLGISAFVIPMLLGRGKVTFMTTLIYSRFSSVGNFPSGAALAIVLLLLSLLSVYMIGIAAARLAPRIQEKMA from the coding sequence ATGTCGGGAACCGACCAACGCCTGCGGCTCATGCTAGTTGCGCTGCCGCTGGCGCTCTATCTTGTCCTCTTCCTTGCGCCGATGGCCATCGTCGTGATCGAGAGTTTCCGGCAGTTCGTGCCGGGGCGCATCGGTTCGGCGACGGGTGCGCCCCTGACGCTCGCCAACTATGCCGAACTGCTCGACGCCGCCTATCTCGGCTACTTTTTCCAGACGCTGCGCCTGTCGCTCGTCGCGTCCGTCGTGACGCTGGCACTGAGCTATCCGCTGGCGCATCACATCGCGCGACGCCCGACCGACCTCGCGCACAAGCTCATGGTCTGCGGGCTGGTGCTCCTGTTGTTCATGAGCGCGCTCGTCAAGGTCTTCGCACTGCTCATCTCGCTCGGCCCCTATGGATTCGGTCGCGAACTGGCAGGGCTTCTGGGTACCAGTCTCAACAGCCGCTTCATGTCCGAACTTCTCGTGGTCATCGGGCTGTTCAGCTTTGCCTTCCCCGTCTGCACGCTGATGCTTGTCTCCACGATCCAGGACGTCAATCCGCGATTTCTCGAGGCTGCGATGGCGCTGGGGGCGAACCGTACCAGCGGCCATTTGAAAGTCGTGATGCCGCTCTGCGCGCGTGGCTTCGCGGCTGCATTCCTCGTCGTCTTCACCCTCGGCATCAGCGCCTTCGTCATTCCGATGCTGCTGGGCCGCGGCAAGGTCACGTTCATGACCACGCTGATCTACAGCCGCTTCAGTTCGGTCGGGAATTTCCCGAGCGGAGCCGCCCTCGCGATCGTTCTGCTGCTGCTGTCCCTGCTGTCCGTCTACATGATCGGCATCGCTGCCGCGCGCCTCGCGCCCCGCATACAGGAGAAGATGGCGTGA
- a CDS encoding ABC transporter permease: MADRAVFIVVGAAMALTAAVLILPLVYTIAMSFEPRPTIGPFPPETLSLQWYRKFFESPYFLGGLWTSLLVALISSAVSSTLGTFAAIGLSRATFPGARLLSALFLSPLVVPGVVLGFALVVFFSLTGLDSSFARIVLAHLLLTIPYTIRTSLAVVDGISPTLTEAALSLGANERQALLRVVFPLARTGIATGFILAFAFSMDDISATIFLTDPKVYTLPVALASSIKSQFNLTIAAASIMLILLAIAFIVVLDRIVGIEAVLGKGIYRS, translated from the coding sequence ATGGCGGACAGGGCGGTGTTTATCGTCGTCGGCGCAGCGATGGCGCTGACGGCGGCAGTTCTCATCCTGCCGCTCGTCTACACGATAGCGATGTCGTTCGAACCGCGACCCACGATCGGTCCATTCCCGCCCGAGACGCTGTCGCTGCAATGGTACCGCAAGTTCTTCGAGAGCCCGTATTTCCTCGGAGGTCTCTGGACCAGCCTACTGGTGGCGCTGATCTCGTCGGCCGTCTCCTCGACGCTCGGCACCTTCGCTGCGATCGGCCTGTCGCGGGCGACGTTTCCGGGTGCAAGGCTGCTGAGCGCGCTGTTCCTGTCACCGCTTGTCGTGCCCGGCGTCGTGCTCGGTTTCGCCCTTGTCGTCTTCTTTTCGCTCACGGGCCTGGACTCGAGCTTCGCGCGCATCGTGCTGGCGCATTTGCTCCTCACGATCCCCTACACGATCCGGACGAGCCTTGCCGTGGTGGACGGCATATCACCAACCCTGACGGAAGCCGCTCTCAGCCTCGGAGCCAATGAGCGGCAGGCGCTGCTTCGCGTAGTCTTCCCTCTCGCCCGGACCGGCATCGCGACAGGCTTCATCCTCGCCTTCGCGTTTTCGATGGACGATATTTCGGCGACCATTTTTCTGACCGATCCGAAGGTCTACACCTTGCCCGTCGCGCTCGCGAGCAGCATCAAGTCCCAGTTCAACCTGACGATCGCCGCGGCATCCATCATGCTCATCCTGCTCGCCATCGCCTTCATCGTTGTTCTCGACAGGATTGTTGGCATCGAGGCGGTGCTGGGCAAAGGAATATACCGCTCATGA
- a CDS encoding helix-turn-helix transcriptional regulator codes for MNAIAVPDAAENRPLAHAVPRTSSRLAAHSSAVERHRKMLRSRLIDRNVGAVPSAMLDCAAHMLLYLDDPAGLQRAVLRHLLEKLDASRTDIGLGSPDEPMHRIAVEEWRDGVPDRAQSREVPNRHPAVQIVWRSNGAVYLDIQNDPVLGTLRTATLGRGVRAKLACRIQDGGRVIGMVCVDAREPRGDWNGQARDYLNTMTETFIAPILRASLDCVEGRAPMPLTTAEMAVARLVAAGMTDKQVGKTLGKSPNTIDNQLRSIRAKLNVANRTQLANACWALL; via the coding sequence ATGAACGCAATCGCAGTTCCCGATGCCGCCGAGAACCGGCCGCTCGCACATGCCGTCCCGCGGACGTCGTCGCGTCTCGCGGCGCATTCGTCGGCGGTCGAGAGGCATCGCAAGATGCTCCGGTCCCGCCTCATCGACCGGAATGTCGGCGCGGTTCCTTCGGCCATGCTGGATTGCGCCGCCCACATGCTGCTTTATCTGGACGATCCAGCCGGCCTGCAGCGCGCCGTGCTGAGGCACCTGCTGGAGAAGCTGGACGCGAGCAGGACCGACATAGGTCTCGGCTCGCCCGACGAGCCGATGCACCGGATCGCCGTCGAGGAATGGCGCGACGGCGTGCCGGATCGCGCCCAGAGCCGTGAGGTGCCCAACAGGCACCCCGCGGTGCAGATCGTCTGGCGTTCGAACGGCGCGGTCTATCTCGACATCCAGAACGACCCGGTCCTGGGGACGCTGAGGACGGCGACCCTCGGCAGGGGCGTGCGCGCCAAGCTGGCATGCCGCATCCAGGACGGCGGGCGGGTGATCGGCATGGTCTGCGTCGACGCCCGCGAGCCGCGCGGCGACTGGAACGGACAGGCGCGGGACTATCTCAACACCATGACGGAGACTTTCATTGCCCCGATCCTGCGTGCGAGCCTCGATTGCGTGGAAGGGCGGGCACCGATGCCGCTGACCACGGCGGAGATGGCGGTGGCGCGGCTGGTCGCTGCGGGTATGACCGACAAGCAGGTTGGCAAGACGCTGGGCAAGTCGCCCAACACGATCGACAACCAGCTCAGAAGCATTCGCGCCAAGCTCAACGTCGCCAACCGGACGCAGCTCGCCAATGCCTGCTGGGCGCTTCTGTAG
- a CDS encoding sugar ABC transporter substrate-binding protein — MHSPVSRMLRSAVAVVAMASSLAVSGPASAADYKIAYLAASRPNIFNQAVFSGMEKAAAEFGVEIEIFDGEFNPSKQFSQVEDVVASGRFNAIALLANDSVGIVPALEAAAASGLKVAAVQFPLGANPDTLEPQFKGLTTTVASVPAEAAKLQADAVVAFCKDKAECRVLILISRLIYPFDKRKYDVFVEEFAKHPNIKVVSTVEGAYDTSTSMKGVQDALQANPEIDAILSIADQQTLGAEVAIEDAGLEVESLFIVSGGGTDIGIERIKSGKWDANLAEFPASEGYIAVKTLVEALQGKEVPAVIDALKIGAVPSLVTKDVLDSHPDFVPEWKG; from the coding sequence ATGCATAGCCCTGTTTCGAGAATGCTGAGGTCGGCCGTCGCCGTCGTTGCGATGGCTTCGAGCCTGGCCGTGTCCGGCCCGGCGTCGGCCGCCGACTACAAGATCGCCTATCTCGCCGCCTCGCGGCCGAACATCTTCAACCAGGCCGTCTTCTCCGGGATGGAGAAGGCCGCGGCCGAGTTCGGCGTCGAGATCGAGATTTTCGACGGCGAGTTCAATCCGTCGAAGCAGTTCTCGCAGGTCGAGGACGTGGTCGCGTCCGGCCGGTTCAACGCGATCGCACTTCTCGCCAACGATTCCGTCGGCATCGTCCCCGCGCTGGAAGCCGCAGCCGCATCCGGCCTCAAGGTCGCGGCCGTCCAGTTTCCGCTGGGTGCCAACCCGGACACGCTCGAACCGCAGTTCAAGGGACTGACGACGACGGTCGCTTCCGTGCCCGCCGAGGCGGCGAAGCTGCAGGCCGATGCCGTCGTCGCCTTCTGCAAGGACAAGGCGGAATGCCGGGTGCTGATCCTGATCAGCCGGCTGATCTATCCGTTCGACAAGCGCAAATACGACGTCTTCGTCGAGGAGTTCGCCAAGCATCCGAACATAAAGGTGGTCTCCACCGTCGAAGGCGCCTACGACACCAGCACGTCGATGAAGGGTGTCCAGGACGCGCTCCAGGCCAATCCCGAGATCGACGCCATCCTGTCGATCGCCGACCAGCAGACGCTCGGTGCGGAGGTTGCGATCGAGGATGCCGGCCTCGAGGTCGAGAGCCTGTTCATCGTCTCGGGCGGCGGCACCGACATCGGGATCGAACGCATCAAGTCGGGCAAGTGGGACGCCAATCTGGCAGAGTTCCCAGCCAGCGAGGGCTACATCGCGGTGAAGACGCTCGTCGAGGCGCTCCAGGGCAAGGAAGTGCCGGCCGTCATCGACGCGCTGAAGATCGGCGCCGTCCCCTCCCTGGTCACCAAGGACGTGCTCGACTCCCATCCGGACTTCGTGCCGGAATGGAAGGGCTGA